ctggcacacagaaagGGCTGTGAGGATGCCCATCCCTTTTCTTATCCCTATTGCTCCATTAGGCAAAAGGCAAGCTCTGGACCTCTAAGAAATGCCAAAGAGAAGACAGCAGAACTGGGGCTCTCGGAAGCCTCATCTCTCACAAACTGCAACAGAGGAGACACACTGAAATGTTTTGGAGTAGTCCAGGTTTTCCTCTCAAGCAAAACTTCTGTCCAGTAGAACCACAGTTTAATTACAAAATAGCCAGAGAAAAGTCACATAAACTGTGTTTCTGGAgaaaaattacctttaaaaagtaaaaaggatcttttccaaACAGCTACCTTTTTACTTTGTGATCACAAGAGACATGGGTTTAAAAACAACATTGGTAAtcaaaagaactaaataaatatagctttattcattttttaggGACTGTCAGCCTGAAAAATTCtgtaaaagaataagaaataactataatttttacttgaaaaagtCAACCATATTTAATTGCTGACACAATTTCATTAATTGCAATAGATATAACTTCCCGTATATACCAAACACACGCCTCTTTTATGTACGTAAGACATGGGAGTATTTTGCTTAAGAGTTTCcagttctccttttttttttttgaggaagattagccctgagctaacatctgctgccaatcctcctctttttgctgaggaagactggccctgagtaaacatccgtgcccatcttctttatagatgctttatatgtgggacacctgccacagcatggcgtgccaagcggtgccatgtccgcaccggggatccaaaccagtaaaccctgggctgccaaagcggaacgtgcacacttaactgctgcaccaccaggccagcccctctagttgTCTTTTAAACTAGCTTTTGCAGTCAATGACTTGGAGAATACAGCACAAAATGCCTCttagcccttttttttttttttttaaatctccactcAACTCTTTAAAATTCCCTTTGTGGCAATACACATTTTTGGTGGCTCTACCTGCTTAAGGCTGCTTTTTTCCAGTGGTGACAGTTTAATTCTCACTTTCCACTACTCCAGCCTCTGCTTGCtctgttgaatttttattttcatcctctgacttctttttcttctttgcttttcgTTCTAGGTTAAACTGAGcaatctcttcatttttctctgtgatATATTTTAgctacaaaaaaaatttaaagaattatatttttatctggTTGTAAAGCCATTTTATAAGCCTAAGGGGGGGAAAAATATATACCTGCTCCCAACAACTCCTGCCCAGAGAATTTGGGTGGAAAAGCCTGGGTTATATTCCTTAGACTTAAATAGAGCTTCACAATTTTTTCTGGAAGAAGGAATCAACTGCAAAAATCAACTTACTACTACTCACATATCCTACCAAATAGGTAAGAATTCCTTGAGGAAGCAAAAGAATTAAAACCTGGAGCTTGCTGAAGGCATGCCAATTACAAATACACTGTACAAAGCACAAATATAGTCAACATCTCCCCAAATCTATCCAACTAAAACTACTGAGcaactactgtgtgccagatattAGGGATACAAGGTAAACAGGAcaaggtccctgtcctcagggaggaTTTAGTCAAATGCATAAATTTAGCTGCAACTCTTCAGTAATAAGCTTCTGTcagatgaaagaaattaagagtccaaaataaaaacaatattctgaaataaacaaatatgcaATAGGCAGATAACTTCCCAATTTATATTCTAAGATGTGCTGCATTGACCATTCCTTTGCAAAAGATAGAAACTGCTCACTGAAGCAGACCGAGTAACAGTTATGACACTGCACAGAAttgatggagagagagatgtcTTTCTACTGGTACACAGCACCGCCAGGCACCGTGGCTGTTTTACTTAGGAATCATATCATCCTTAACCTTGACCCAAACTTTGGAGAAGGGATATTAGAATAGCAGAAGTAGAAAAGAGACCCAGTGGAAATAGCGTTGTTAGATGGCTAAAGTTTAGATGGCTAAGGGTTAGATGGCTAATGTTCAGCTATCAACCAGAGAGCTTCGTATTTAACTTTGGAAAGTTCCTGAATTCCAGGTGCCTGCcctataaaatggggctgatgAGTTGTGTTATTGAAaactcttggggccggccccctggtcaagtggttaagttcacgcgctcctctgcagtagcccagggtttcgctggttcggatcctgggcgcggacatggtaccgctcatcaggccacactgaggcggcatcccacgtgccacaactagaaggacccacaactaaaatatacaactatgtactggggggatttggggaaaaagagaagaaaacaaaaaaaacaaccctcaCAGGGTGGTTATGAGGTtcaaataatgtatgtaaaataataCCTATAAAAGCCCCTTGGAAACTGTCAATTGCTatacaaattcattcattcaacagctgtTTACTGAATGCCTACCGTGTACCAGGCCCTCTTCTAGGCATGGCAGATGGAGcagggaagaaagagacaaacatccctgcccttggggagctcACATTATGGGGAGGAATGCACATTATGGGGAGGAACATAAAGTATTTTAACTGCTAGGATTAGACTAAGTCAGGAAACCTCAAAGGTGTCCCAGACCTGCCATCATGCACAGTCACTAGCCTGGGATGACCACAacatcacctgtaaaatgagggcttGGTCAAGACGACTTCTAGACttctttgaaaagagagaaaatgtgcTCAATGTCCTGCACACCCCAGCTGTACAGATACTCCTTCCATACCCGGCCCGTCAGAATCGGGGGCACCATAATGAAACTATCCCCATACACTAGCCTGTGACCTGTCTCTGACATCATGCTGTAAATGAAACATGGGGCCAAAGTTTTGAGATATTACAAAAAAGGCAAATTATGAAATCCAGAGAGTGCTTATTAGAAATCTTCAAATTGGCTTAGCAAGATCCATCATAATGAAAGAAAGACCATAAATTACAGGCAGGTCTGAATGGTTCAACCATCTCTCGTTTTTAATGCAAGGTGCCCTGGGGAATCACTTCATGGCTGCAAGTGATTAATTGGGAATAATGTATTCTGATGGGAAAGGGGAGTGAGGAAAGAAATTCATCTCTCACCAATGAATTACTCCTCCTGGCTAAGAGCTTCACATCTTCAGTGTTAATTGTACTTCTTTTCGCATGTCTGTAGAAAGGGCAGAAACAAGTCACCAAAATGTTTGGTATTAGTTAAAGTTTTGATGAAACACAGAAGTTCATGGTCAGACTTCAAACTAGCAAGGATCTCTAAGTAGCCTATCTTTTTGGATTAAGGTCATTAAGCAACAGTGACACAAAAACGAGTGAAGTGACTAGCCAAGATACTAATTAAATAAAGAGACTGAGAGGAAGCAGAAGCCCATCCATCCACCTCCACCTGAGGGCCAAGGTTGCCTGAAGAATGTGAGCATGGAAAGGAGTCTGGGGGGTTACACCCTTCCAAAAGTGACTTCCTCGGTCACAACAGTCACAGTGAACACCCAGAAAAAGCAAGAAGCAGGTCAGTGTCACCTTTAGTGAAACAGAAAATGGCACAGTCTCACAGTACAAAGACAGCCTCTGCTTAAACAGACGCAGAACAGAAAACAGGGAATTTCCACGGAGCCATGGCTCCGCTTATACCAAGatcctccatctctctccaagGGCTGAATTACAGGAAAAGCTCAGGCAGATGTCTCCTAATACCCCTTTCCCACCAAGGAGGCAACGCATTCCCTCAACAGCAGCTCAGGCAGAACAAAGAACATGCTTTAAACTGGAGTCTCTTTCTTGCTTACAGCTTGGACTCAAATTCTCATcccagttttcttatctttgcTTTGAAGGTAATTTGAGATAATACACTCTACTCAATAATTTATTACTCTAATTACACCTTTCATGCCATTTCTAACTTCCTCCAAAAATAAGTAGGAACTTTATAAGTAGGAATCTTGTATCCTTAATAACCAGCAAAGTGGGCTGAATATACAAAGTCCTCACTGAGTATCTGTTGAGTTAAAGATAAAATCACACAGAAATTATACTCCGTAATTTGGTCAAATTAACCTTCCCATCCTGTTAAACGGGCAGATATCACTTGTCATCTCCTCATGATTGACAATATCCGCCTGTCCTCAGATAAGATCCATTTCAGGAGATAACTTCTAATTAGCCACCTGCAAGGACCAGGataggggagaggagaaaagaagtcaTAGAGAAGGTGATATAATAGCATCCACAAATGTCCCGAGTGGAGGACGTTAAGTGCCATGGACACAGTGTGGCCCTCATCTCAACCACACCATCAGGCTGCTCTGTCGAGATTTACATTCTTCGTAAAGTGCCATCAAGGGACGCAGCATACCAAACTATTTACAGAGTCAGGTTAGCTTATCTGTTCACAAGGAAATGTTTAGGAAACAACTAAGTCAATCTTCTCTACCACTCAGCTCATCACCTGCTATCTCTGCACCACATTCGAATGTTAACACTTTCCTAGATGGAGGGGCAGGTGTAACCTGTGCCAGCCACTGGACACCAGAGACGTCCTAAATCAAACCTCTGACTCCAGAAACTTACTCTAGGGAAAACAACACAGCAATTTTTCATATAACACTTTTAACTACACAGGTTTTAAACACTATTCCCAAAATGTTCCTAGAATTTATTTACTGTAGAATATCTATCTTCTTCAAAATGTTTCATCTTTACAATATCAACAAGAAGTATAATTCTAGAGATTTCAAAGCTAAATAAAGGAAATTCACAACTTAAATCAGGAGATGAATTCCCAAAATTTATAGGTGAACTGATTATTTAgaatttaaatgcattttctcatAGAAACAATGTTACGAATACTAGTTAGGTTCCCAGCCAGCCTACAAAGACAATTTAATATATAGTTGACCTGAAACAGTACATATTCCAGACTTCTCATAGTACTCATAGTTCTAGGAG
The genomic region above belongs to Equus caballus isolate H_3958 breed thoroughbred chromosome 2, TB-T2T, whole genome shotgun sequence and contains:
- the CENPS gene encoding centromere protein S isoform X2 — encoded protein: MEEDDGAEEQQRFSYRQRLKAAVHYTVGCLCEEVALDKEIQFSKQAIAAISEVTFRQCENFAKDLEMFARHAKRSTINTEDVKLLARRSNSLLKYITEKNEEIAQFNLERKAKKKKKSEDENKNSTEQAEAGVVESEN